From Candidatus Sphingomonas colombiensis, one genomic window encodes:
- the atpA gene encoding F0F1 ATP synthase subunit alpha, with product MDIRAAEISKVIKDQIANFGTEAQVSETGQVLSVGDGIARIYGLDNVQAGEMVEFANGVQGMALNLEADNVGVVIFGTDSEIKEGDTVKRTGTIVDVPVGKGLLGRVVDGLGNPIDGKGPIEGTERRRVEVKAPGIIPRKSVHEPVQTGLKAIDALVPVGRGQRELIIGDRQTGKTAVAIDTFINQKGPNKSGDESKKLYCIYVAVGQKRSTVAQIVRQLEENGAMEYSIVVAATASEPAPLQFLAPYTGCAMGEYFRDNGMHAVIVYDDLSKQAVAYRQMSLLLRRPPGREAYPGDVFYLHSRLLERAAKMNDANGNGSLTALPIIETQAGDVSAYIPTNVISITDGQIFLETDLFFAGIRPAINVGLSVSRVGSAAQTKAMKKVSGSIKLELAQYREMAAFAQFGSDLDASTQKLLNRGARLTELLKQPQFSPLPFEEQTVSIFAGTNGYLDDVAVNDVVRYEAAMLAFMRDSHADVLTEIRDSRDLGDGPKGKLKAALDAFAKTFA from the coding sequence ATGGACATCCGCGCCGCAGAAATCTCCAAGGTCATCAAGGATCAGATCGCCAATTTCGGCACCGAAGCGCAGGTCAGCGAGACCGGCCAGGTGCTCTCGGTGGGCGACGGCATCGCGCGCATCTATGGCCTCGACAACGTCCAGGCGGGCGAAATGGTCGAGTTCGCCAATGGCGTGCAGGGCATGGCGCTCAACCTCGAAGCCGACAATGTCGGCGTCGTGATCTTCGGCACCGATTCGGAGATCAAGGAAGGCGACACCGTAAAGCGTACCGGCACGATCGTTGACGTGCCCGTCGGCAAGGGCCTGCTCGGCCGCGTGGTCGATGGCCTCGGCAACCCGATCGACGGCAAGGGCCCGATCGAGGGCACCGAGCGTCGCCGCGTCGAGGTGAAGGCGCCGGGCATCATCCCGCGCAAGTCGGTGCATGAGCCGGTGCAGACCGGCCTCAAGGCGATCGACGCGCTCGTTCCCGTCGGCCGTGGCCAGCGCGAGCTGATCATCGGTGACCGTCAGACCGGCAAGACCGCCGTCGCGATCGATACCTTCATCAACCAGAAGGGCCCGAACAAGAGCGGCGACGAATCGAAGAAGCTCTATTGCATCTACGTCGCGGTCGGCCAGAAGCGCTCGACCGTCGCGCAAATCGTTCGCCAGCTCGAAGAGAATGGCGCGATGGAATATTCGATCGTGGTCGCCGCGACCGCGTCGGAGCCCGCCCCGCTTCAGTTCCTCGCGCCCTATACCGGCTGCGCGATGGGCGAGTATTTCCGCGACAACGGCATGCACGCCGTGATCGTGTATGACGATCTGTCCAAGCAGGCCGTCGCTTACCGCCAGATGTCGCTGCTGCTGCGCCGTCCGCCGGGCCGCGAAGCCTATCCGGGTGACGTTTTCTATCTCCACTCGCGCCTCCTCGAGCGCGCGGCGAAGATGAACGACGCGAACGGCAATGGCTCGCTCACCGCGCTGCCGATCATCGAAACCCAGGCGGGCGACGTGTCGGCCTACATCCCGACCAACGTGATCTCGATCACCGACGGCCAGATCTTCCTTGAAACCGATCTGTTCTTCGCGGGCATCCGCCCCGCGATCAACGTCGGCCTGTCGGTCAGCCGCGTCGGCTCGGCCGCGCAGACCAAGGCGATGAAGAAGGTGTCGGGCTCGATCAAGCTCGAGCTGGCGCAGTATCGCGAAATGGCTGCGTTCGCGCAGTTCGGTTCCGATCTCGATGCCTCGACGCAGAAGCTGCTCAACCGCGGCGCGCGCCTGACCGAGCTGCTCAAGCAGCCGCAGTTCTCGCCGCTGCCGTTCGAAGAGCAGACCGTGTCGATCTTCGCCGGCACCAACGGCTATCTCGACGATGTCGCGGTCAACGACGTGGTGCGCTACGAAGCGGCGATGCTCGCGTTCATGCGCGACAGCCACGCCGACGTGCTGACCGAGATCCGCGACTCGCGTGACCTC
- a CDS encoding F0F1 ATP synthase subunit delta — protein MDSSSGNQGGSIQASLGGRYATALFGLAKEAKTIDAIEASLAKVQAALDQSDDFKALTTSPVVARDAAGKAVLATAAELGVDPTTSNFLGVLAHNRRLAELPAIIRAFRLLAARHRGEANAEVTSAHPLSDDQVTELKQQLRQRIGREVSVDLRVDPALLGGLVVRIGSQMIDSSIRTRLNALASAMKG, from the coding sequence GTGGATAGTTCCAGCGGTAATCAAGGTGGCAGCATCCAGGCCAGTCTGGGCGGACGTTACGCGACCGCCCTGTTCGGGCTCGCGAAAGAAGCCAAGACGATCGATGCGATCGAAGCGAGTCTCGCCAAGGTGCAGGCCGCGCTCGATCAGTCGGATGACTTCAAGGCGCTGACCACTTCACCGGTCGTCGCGCGCGACGCCGCCGGCAAGGCGGTGCTCGCCACCGCGGCCGAGCTTGGCGTCGATCCGACGACCAGCAATTTTCTGGGCGTGCTCGCGCACAATCGCCGGCTCGCTGAGCTGCCGGCGATTATCCGCGCCTTCCGCCTGCTCGCCGCGCGTCATCGCGGCGAGGCCAATGCGGAAGTGACAAGCGCCCATCCGCTTTCCGACGATCAGGTGACCGAGCTGAAGCAGCAGCTTCGCCAGCGCATCGGCCGTGAAGTTTCGGTCGATCTGCGGGTCGATCCCGCGTTGCTCGGCGGATTGGTCGTCCGCATCGGTTCCCAGATGATCGATTCGTCGATCCGCACCCGTTTGAATGCGCTCGCCAGCGCGATGAAAGGCTGA
- a CDS encoding dienelactone hydrolase family protein: MGEFTRMMMDDGEEIAVYHAEADGNRRGGVVLVQEIFGVTDHIRDMADEYAADGYEVFAPALFDREHPGFEAGYDAAGLAEGVRLAREAHPFEQSLADVQRCVDALAAKGAVFVVGYCYGGSIAWFAATRMRGVAAASAYYGSLIPGAAGEEPKVPVVLHFGRHDSGIPMEGVDKLAAKAWPNADVHVYEAGHGFNSDRRKDYHEPSADLAKERTLALFRANGG, from the coding sequence ATGGGCGAATTCACCCGGATGATGATGGACGATGGCGAGGAAATCGCTGTTTATCATGCCGAGGCGGACGGGAATCGTCGCGGCGGCGTGGTGCTGGTGCAGGAAATATTCGGCGTCACCGATCATATCCGCGACATGGCCGACGAATATGCGGCCGACGGCTATGAAGTGTTCGCGCCGGCATTGTTCGATCGCGAACACCCCGGATTCGAAGCCGGCTATGACGCGGCGGGGCTGGCCGAGGGCGTGAGACTGGCGCGCGAGGCGCATCCGTTCGAGCAATCGCTGGCCGATGTGCAGCGCTGCGTCGATGCGCTGGCCGCGAAAGGCGCGGTGTTCGTCGTCGGCTATTGCTATGGCGGATCAATCGCCTGGTTCGCCGCGACTCGCATGCGCGGCGTGGCGGCGGCATCGGCCTATTACGGCAGCCTGATCCCGGGCGCGGCGGGCGAGGAGCCGAAAGTGCCGGTGGTGCTGCACTTCGGTCGCCACGATTCGGGCATCCCGATGGAGGGGGTGGATAAGCTGGCGGCGAAGGCGTGGCCGAACGCCGACGTGCATGTTTATGAGGCCGGGCACGGATTCAACTCTGACCGGCGCAAGGATTATCACGAGCCCTCGGCCGATCTGGCGAAAGAGCGCACGCTGGCGTTGTTCCGCGCCAACGGGGGGTAA
- a CDS encoding enoyl-CoA hydratase translates to MTELILVDIADGVATVTLNRPEAMNALSRALRAALHDAMRRLDADDAVRAVVLTGAGTRAFTAGLDLKELGNTAGALGAANASGADENPVKAIEACRKPVIGAINGVAITGGFEVALACDILIASENARFADTHARVGVMPGWGLSQKLSRLIGISRAKELSLSGNFIDAATAERWGLVNRVVPADALLSTARRLAADIASADADFIMGYKKLIDEGHALPFGEAMALEHRISSAANALVTPEAVEARRAAVQARGRTQ, encoded by the coding sequence ATGACCGAACTGATTCTCGTCGACATCGCCGATGGCGTCGCCACCGTCACGCTCAACCGCCCGGAGGCGATGAACGCGCTGTCGCGAGCATTGCGCGCCGCGTTGCATGATGCGATGCGGCGGCTCGATGCGGACGATGCGGTGCGCGCGGTTGTGCTGACCGGCGCCGGCACGCGGGCTTTCACCGCGGGATTGGATCTCAAGGAACTGGGCAACACCGCTGGCGCGCTCGGCGCGGCCAATGCCAGCGGGGCGGACGAGAATCCGGTCAAGGCGATCGAGGCGTGCCGCAAGCCGGTGATCGGCGCGATCAACGGCGTCGCGATTACCGGCGGGTTCGAGGTCGCGCTGGCCTGCGACATATTGATCGCGAGCGAGAATGCGCGCTTCGCCGATACGCATGCGCGGGTCGGCGTGATGCCCGGCTGGGGGCTCAGCCAGAAACTTTCGCGGCTGATCGGTATCTCTCGTGCAAAGGAATTGTCGCTGTCCGGCAATTTCATTGACGCCGCCACCGCAGAGCGCTGGGGGCTGGTCAATCGCGTCGTCCCGGCCGATGCATTGCTTTCCACCGCGCGGCGCCTCGCCGCCGATATCGCCTCCGCCGATGCGGATTTCATCATGGGTTACAAGAAACTGATCGACGAAGGCCATGCCCTGCCGTTCGGCGAAGCGATGGCGCTGGAGCATCGCATATCCTCCGCCGCCAACGCGTTGGTCACTCCGGAAGCCGTGGAGGCACGCCGCGCGGCGGTGCAGGCCCGCGGGCGCACGCAATAA
- a CDS encoding methylated-DNA--[protein]-cysteine S-methyltransferase gives MTDAIDTAAAWAAFAARDRNADGRFVVAVRTTGIYCKPSCPARHPKPENVSFFADGAAAARAGYRACLRCKPDEVGRDRLAVARAVAMIEASEEAVSLEDLAARVGYAPHHFHRLFKRATGVTPAAYARGLKARRAAEALSGEDRVTPAIYEAGYSAPSRFYAHGAKRLGMSPGAWVRGGAGVTIRWTIAGTSLGPLLIAATDKGLCRVSFDEDALALAARFPRATIEPGGAALAALAARVVAAVESPERDHDLPLDVRGTAFQEGVWQALRAIPAGETRSYAELAAIAGSPGAVRAAGTACGANPVAVVIPCHRAQRADGSAGGYAYGLERKRILQEREEAGAPPERRG, from the coding sequence ATGACCGACGCCATCGACACCGCCGCCGCCTGGGCCGCTTTCGCGGCGCGAGATCGCAACGCCGACGGGCGCTTCGTCGTCGCGGTGCGCACCACCGGCATTTATTGCAAGCCGAGCTGCCCGGCGCGGCACCCGAAGCCCGAAAATGTCAGCTTCTTCGCCGATGGCGCGGCGGCGGCGCGGGCGGGATATCGCGCGTGCCTGCGTTGCAAACCCGATGAAGTGGGCCGCGATCGCCTCGCCGTGGCGCGCGCGGTGGCCATGATCGAGGCGAGCGAGGAGGCGGTGTCGCTCGAGGATCTCGCGGCGCGCGTGGGTTATGCGCCGCATCACTTCCACCGCCTGTTCAAGCGCGCGACCGGGGTGACGCCGGCCGCCTATGCGCGCGGGCTGAAGGCACGCCGCGCCGCCGAGGCGCTGAGCGGCGAAGACCGCGTGACCCCGGCGATCTACGAGGCGGGTTATTCCGCGCCGAGCCGATTCTACGCGCATGGCGCGAAGCGGCTGGGTATGTCGCCGGGCGCGTGGGTACGCGGCGGCGCGGGAGTGACGATCCGATGGACGATCGCCGGCACCAGCCTCGGCCCGCTGTTGATCGCGGCGACCGACAAGGGCCTGTGCCGCGTGTCGTTCGACGAGGATGCACTGGCGCTCGCTGCGCGTTTTCCGCGCGCGACGATCGAGCCGGGTGGCGCGGCACTGGCGGCGCTCGCGGCGCGCGTGGTGGCGGCGGTCGAATCGCCCGAGCGGGATCACGATCTGCCGCTCGACGTGCGCGGAACCGCCTTTCAGGAGGGCGTGTGGCAGGCGCTCCGCGCGATTCCCGCCGGCGAAACGCGGTCCTATGCCGAGCTTGCGGCAATCGCCGGCAGCCCGGGCGCCGTGCGTGCGGCGGGGACGGCCTGTGGCGCCAATCCGGTGGCCGTGGTCATCCCGTGCCACCGTGCCCAGCGCGCGGATGGCAGTGCTGGCGGCTACGCCTATGGCCTTGAACGCAAACGTATTCTGCAAGAACGTGAGGAAGCCGGCGCCCCGCCGGAAAGACGTGGTTAG
- a CDS encoding CpaF family protein, with protein sequence MSAFGRRNGSGSGGSRPGFGVARPMQGGGVQPRQEGGEQFPPIETLPLPVDPDSNIPASQLDAMQRLQDRQNASGEAGSSKVDGFEASIHTIKEQVLPRLLERVDPEAAATLGKDELAEEFRPIIGEVLAELKLTLNRREQFALEKVLVDELLGLGPLEELLADPEVSDIMVNGPEQTFIEKKGKLELARIQFRDEEHLFQIAQRICNSVGRRVDQTTPLADARLKDGSRVNVIVPPLSLRGTAISIRKFSAKPITLDMMAGFGSMSPKMATALKIAGASRFNVVISGGTGSGKTTMLNALSKMIDPGERVLTIEDAAELRLQQPHWLPLETRPANLEGQGEISIRDLVKNALRMRPDRIILGEIRGAECFDMLAAMNTGHDGSMCTLHSNSPREALARMENMVMMSDIKVPKEAISRQIADSVDMIIQVKRLRDGSRRVTNVTEVIGMEGPVIVTQELFKFEYLDESADGKILGEYRAMGLRPYTLDKAKQYGFDQAYLEACL encoded by the coding sequence ATGAGCGCGTTCGGGCGTCGCAATGGCAGTGGCAGTGGCGGTTCGCGCCCCGGATTCGGCGTGGCACGGCCGATGCAAGGTGGCGGTGTCCAGCCGCGCCAGGAGGGTGGCGAGCAATTCCCGCCGATCGAGACGCTGCCGCTCCCCGTCGATCCGGATTCGAATATTCCCGCGTCGCAGCTTGATGCGATGCAGCGGTTGCAGGATCGCCAGAATGCGAGCGGCGAGGCCGGATCGAGCAAGGTCGATGGCTTCGAGGCATCGATCCACACGATCAAGGAACAGGTGCTGCCGCGCCTGCTGGAACGGGTTGATCCCGAGGCGGCGGCGACGCTCGGCAAGGACGAACTGGCCGAGGAATTCCGCCCGATCATCGGCGAGGTGCTCGCCGAACTGAAGCTAACCCTCAACCGCCGCGAGCAGTTCGCGCTGGAAAAGGTGCTGGTCGACGAATTGCTCGGCCTTGGCCCGCTAGAGGAATTGCTGGCCGATCCCGAGGTGTCGGACATCATGGTCAACGGCCCGGAACAGACCTTCATCGAAAAGAAGGGCAAGCTCGAACTCGCGCGGATTCAGTTCCGCGATGAGGAGCATCTGTTCCAGATCGCCCAGCGCATCTGTAACTCGGTCGGCCGCCGTGTCGACCAGACCACGCCGCTGGCCGACGCGCGCCTCAAGGACGGCAGCCGCGTCAACGTGATCGTGCCCCCGCTCAGCTTGCGCGGCACCGCCATCTCGATTCGTAAATTCTCGGCCAAGCCGATCACGCTCGACATGATGGCGGGATTCGGATCGATGAGCCCGAAAATGGCCACCGCGTTGAAAATCGCGGGCGCGAGCCGCTTCAACGTCGTCATCTCAGGCGGCACCGGCTCGGGCAAGACGACGATGCTCAACGCCTTGTCGAAGATGATCGACCCCGGCGAGCGCGTGCTGACGATCGAGGACGCGGCCGAATTGCGGCTTCAGCAGCCGCATTGGCTGCCGCTTGAAACGCGCCCGGCGAACCTGGAGGGGCAGGGCGAGATTTCGATCCGCGATCTCGTCAAGAACGCGCTGCGTATGCGCCCGGATCGCATCATCCTCGGCGAAATTCGTGGCGCGGAATGTTTCGACATGCTCGCCGCGATGAACACCGGCCACGATGGCTCCATGTGCACGCTCCACTCGAACAGCCCGCGCGAGGCGCTGGCGCGTATGGAGAACATGGTGATGATGTCCGACATCAAGGTGCCGAAGGAGGCGATCAGCCGCCAGATCGCGGATTCGGTGGACATGATCATCCAGGTGAAGCGTCTGCGCGACGGCTCGCGCCGTGTCACCAACGTCACGGAGGTGATCGGGATGGAAGGCCCGGTGATCGTGACGCAGGAATTGTTCAAGTTCGAATATCTCGACGAAAGCGCCGACGGGAAGATCCTGGGCGAATATCGCGCGATGGGGCTGCGGCCGTACACGCTCGACAAGGCCAAGCAATATGGCTTCGATCAGGCCTATCTCGAGGCTTGCCTGTAA
- a CDS encoding aspartyl protease family protein, which yields MASALILSMLLASGAPVVAAPPPASPAARAAGAMRLATNAEAQWVSFDLTPGNQIRFEMTVDGRQLTAILDTGVSYSVLARRYAEAAKLPISAGGSATAIGGEVDIGWVATQKVVLGGLTRTGGGLSVADLPAIATGSARPVDLLVGRDMTGDYALDIDYAARRFRLLRSGRLPFRGAVAPLSISSEKRVYIGEVTLGDARLRPMVVDTGDGSSITVTSTGWREAKLAGVRTTTAISFGLAGSVVSTIGIVPQLSVGQLVARRVEVRVEPVGGFSETIGAAGRIGSGFLQNYRVLLDPAAGRMVLTPEEGADEPPLRSTSGLLLGIEPDRLRVLHVMRGGPAAAAGWHEGDLICSIDGSPIARDYAATPLANWSADTAGRIVSLGMCDGSTRRLRLADFY from the coding sequence ATGGCATCAGCCCTGATCCTTTCCATGTTGCTTGCCTCCGGCGCGCCCGTTGTCGCCGCGCCACCACCCGCGTCTCCAGCAGCGCGCGCGGCGGGCGCGATGCGGCTTGCCACCAATGCCGAGGCGCAATGGGTGTCGTTCGATCTGACGCCCGGCAACCAGATCCGTTTCGAAATGACCGTCGATGGCCGGCAACTGACCGCGATCCTCGATACCGGCGTGAGCTATTCGGTGCTCGCGCGTCGCTATGCCGAGGCGGCGAAGCTGCCGATCTCGGCCGGCGGCAGCGCGACCGCGATCGGGGGCGAGGTGGATATCGGTTGGGTCGCGACGCAGAAGGTGGTGCTCGGCGGGCTCACCCGTACCGGCGGCGGCCTGAGCGTGGCCGATCTGCCGGCGATCGCCACGGGCAGCGCGCGCCCGGTCGATCTGCTCGTCGGGCGCGACATGACCGGCGATTACGCGCTCGACATCGATTATGCCGCGCGGCGTTTCCGCCTGCTGCGCTCTGGCCGTCTGCCGTTCCGTGGTGCGGTTGCCCCGCTTTCCATCTCAAGCGAAAAGCGCGTTTATATCGGCGAGGTGACGCTGGGCGACGCGCGGCTGCGCCCGATGGTGGTCGATACGGGCGACGGATCGTCGATCACCGTGACCTCGACAGGGTGGCGCGAGGCGAAGCTGGCCGGCGTGCGCACCACCACCGCGATCTCGTTCGGCCTCGCCGGATCGGTGGTCAGCACGATCGGGATCGTGCCGCAGCTATCGGTCGGCCAGCTCGTCGCGCGGCGCGTCGAGGTACGGGTCGAGCCGGTCGGCGGCTTTTCCGAAACGATCGGCGCGGCGGGGCGGATCGGCTCTGGCTTCCTGCAAAATTATCGCGTGCTGCTCGATCCCGCGGCCGGGCGGATGGTGCTGACGCCGGAGGAGGGGGCGGACGAACCGCCGCTGCGTTCGACCAGCGGATTGCTGCTGGGGATCGAGCCCGATCGGCTGCGGGTGCTGCATGTGATGCGCGGCGGCCCGGCTGCTGCTGCGGGCTGGCATGAGGGCGATCTGATCTGCTCGATCGACGGTAGCCCGATCGCGCGCGATTATGCCGCTACCCCGCTCGCTAACTGGTCGGCGGATACGGCTGGGCGGATCGTGTCGCTCGGCATGTGTGACGGATCGACGCGGCGGCTCAGGCTCGCGGACTTTTACTGA
- the phaR gene encoding polyhydroxyalkanoate synthesis repressor PhaR — translation MKKQHSGDGAVIIKKYANRRLYNTESSSYITLDHLAQMTREGREFRVVDAKTDEDITHNVLTQIIMEEESRGQTMLPVNFLRQLISMYGDSMQAMVPGYLDASMESFRRNQAQFKSAVEGAFAHSPFAEMAKRNMAMFEAAAGAFKPGKDNAPDAPAQQAASKDDEIAALKAELARLQDKVEKLGH, via the coding sequence ATGAAGAAGCAGCATTCCGGTGACGGCGCGGTGATCATCAAGAAATACGCCAACCGCCGGCTCTATAATACCGAAAGCTCGTCCTACATCACGCTTGATCATCTTGCGCAAATGACGCGCGAAGGCCGCGAGTTCCGCGTGGTGGATGCCAAGACCGATGAGGACATCACCCATAATGTCCTGACGCAGATCATCATGGAGGAGGAAAGCCGCGGGCAGACGATGCTCCCGGTCAATTTCCTGCGCCAGCTGATCTCGATGTACGGGGATTCGATGCAGGCGATGGTGCCGGGTTATCTCGACGCATCGATGGAAAGTTTCCGCCGCAATCAGGCGCAGTTCAAATCTGCGGTGGAGGGTGCATTCGCGCATTCACCATTCGCTGAGATGGCGAAGCGCAACATGGCGATGTTCGAGGCCGCCGCCGGCGCATTCAAGCCGGGCAAGGACAATGCGCCCGACGCGCCCGCACAGCAGGCCGCGAGCAAGGACGACGAGATCGCCGCGCTGAAGGCGGAACTGGCGCGATTACAAGACAAGGTCGAGAAGCTCGGGCATTGA
- a CDS encoding alpha/beta fold hydrolase, translating to MRIYCGTAHPAALQHGPRPLPLFLDMLRSETAASPERAAAALAGLRRYQEAPRTTPRRAAPARFRKRRARLRDYGGEGPPVVFVPSLINPPFVLDLTPQTSLLRWIADAGFHAWLVDWGTNDPRDRELDVAGHVERVLEPLLAKLSEPPLLVGYCLGGTMAMAAASRMKVAGLATIAAPWRFAGYGAAADDIATLWEIAEPSCRKLGLVPMEVLQSGFWRIDPARTIGKFEAFATMAEERAAMFVALEDWANAGEPLTYAAGAELFEHMVQEDRPGRGEWRVGGAIVGPEQLDCPAIEFVSLSDRIVPAATAAGLPQRRDLGAGHVGMIVGGSARRQLWEPLRDWLRDPRGGSADASTSQEHLP from the coding sequence ATGAGAATTTACTGCGGTACAGCACATCCTGCCGCGCTGCAACACGGGCCGAGGCCGCTACCGCTGTTCCTCGACATGCTGCGCAGCGAAACCGCAGCATCGCCCGAGCGCGCGGCGGCGGCGCTGGCGGGGCTGCGCCGTTATCAGGAGGCGCCGCGCACCACGCCACGCCGCGCCGCGCCCGCGCGTTTTCGCAAGCGCCGTGCGCGGTTGCGCGATTATGGTGGGGAAGGGCCGCCGGTGGTGTTCGTCCCATCGCTAATCAACCCGCCGTTCGTGCTCGATCTGACTCCGCAAACATCGCTGCTGCGGTGGATCGCCGATGCGGGTTTCCACGCGTGGCTGGTCGATTGGGGCACGAACGACCCGCGCGATCGCGAGCTGGATGTCGCGGGGCACGTCGAACGCGTGCTGGAGCCGCTGCTGGCGAAACTGTCCGAGCCGCCGTTGCTGGTCGGTTATTGTCTCGGCGGCACGATGGCGATGGCTGCGGCGAGCCGGATGAAGGTCGCCGGGCTGGCGACGATCGCCGCGCCATGGCGCTTCGCCGGCTATGGTGCGGCCGCGGACGATATCGCGACATTGTGGGAAATCGCCGAGCCGAGTTGCCGCAAGCTCGGGCTGGTGCCGATGGAGGTGCTGCAATCCGGCTTCTGGCGGATCGATCCCGCGCGCACGATCGGCAAATTCGAGGCGTTCGCGACCATGGCGGAGGAGCGCGCCGCGATGTTCGTCGCGCTGGAGGATTGGGCAAATGCCGGCGAGCCGCTGACCTATGCCGCCGGCGCGGAATTGTTCGAGCACATGGTGCAGGAGGATCGGCCGGGGCGCGGGGAATGGCGTGTGGGCGGCGCGATCGTCGGGCCGGAACAGCTCGATTGCCCGGCGATCGAGTTCGTCTCGCTATCCGATCGGATCGTGCCGGCGGCGACGGCGGCGGGCTTGCCCCAGCGCCGCGATCTCGGCGCTGGGCACGTCGGGATGATCGTCGGCGGCAGCGCGCGACGACAGTTGTGGGAACCACTGCGGGACTGGCTTCGCGATCCGCGTGGCGGTAGTGCGGACGCGAGTACCAGTCAGGAGCATCTGCCATGA
- a CDS encoding acetyl-CoA C-acetyltransferase, with translation MTEVVITAAKRTPVGSFLGAFAATPAHELGRIAIEAALAQAGVSGDEVSEVILGQVLTAAQGQNPARQASMAAGVPKEVPAWGVNQVCGSGLRAVALAAQAVQTGDATIVVAGGQESMSLSNHAQALRAGQKMGALELVDTMIKDGLTDAFNGYHMGITAENLASEYQVTREEQDQFAVASQNKAEAARAAGRFVEEIAPVTIKGRKGDTIVEADEYIRAGVTIDSVSGVRPAFKKDGSVTAANASGLNDGAAALVVMSRAEAEKRGAPILATIKSWASAGVDPSIMGIGPVPATKRALEKAGWTIADLDLIEANEAFAAQALSVGKELGWDAAKVNVNGGAIAIGHPIGASGARVLTTLLYEMQRRDAKKGLATLCIGGGMGIAMCVER, from the coding sequence ATGACCGAAGTCGTCATCACTGCCGCCAAGCGTACCCCCGTCGGAAGTTTTCTCGGCGCCTTCGCCGCCACCCCCGCGCATGAACTGGGCCGGATCGCGATCGAGGCCGCGCTGGCGCAGGCCGGCGTTTCCGGCGACGAGGTGAGCGAGGTGATCCTCGGCCAGGTGCTCACGGCCGCGCAGGGGCAGAATCCGGCGCGGCAGGCGTCGATGGCGGCGGGGGTGCCCAAGGAAGTGCCGGCCTGGGGCGTCAATCAGGTGTGCGGCTCGGGCCTGCGCGCGGTCGCGCTCGCGGCGCAGGCGGTGCAGACGGGTGACGCGACGATCGTGGTGGCCGGCGGACAGGAGAGCATGTCGCTTTCCAACCACGCGCAGGCGTTGCGCGCCGGGCAGAAGATGGGCGCGCTCGAACTGGTCGATACGATGATCAAGGATGGTCTGACGGACGCCTTCAACGGCTATCACATGGGGATCACCGCCGAGAATCTCGCCAGCGAATATCAGGTGACGCGCGAGGAGCAGGATCAGTTCGCCGTCGCCAGCCAGAACAAGGCGGAGGCGGCGCGCGCGGCGGGGCGCTTCGTCGAGGAGATCGCGCCGGTCACGATCAAGGGGCGCAAGGGCGATACCATCGTCGAGGCGGATGAATATATCCGCGCCGGGGTGACGATCGACAGCGTGTCGGGCGTCCGCCCGGCGTTCAAGAAAGACGGCAGTGTCACCGCCGCCAATGCGAGCGGGCTCAATGACGGCGCCGCCGCACTGGTGGTGATGAGCCGCGCTGAGGCGGAGAAACGCGGCGCGCCGATCCTCGCGACGATCAAGTCATGGGCGTCGGCCGGGGTCGATCCCTCGATCATGGGCATCGGCCCGGTGCCGGCGACGAAGCGCGCGCTGGAAAAGGCCGGCTGGACGATCGCCGATCTCGATCTGATCGAAGCGAATGAGGCGTTCGCGGCGCAGGCGCTGTCGGTCGGCAAGGAGCTTGGCTGGGATGCGGCCAAGGTCAACGTCAACGGCGGGGCGATCGCGATCGGCCACCCGATCGGCGCGTCCGGCGCGCGTGTGCTGACCACCTTGCTCTATGAGATGCAGCGGCGCGACGCGAAGAAGGGTCTTGCGACGCTCTGCATCGGCGGCGGGATGGGCATTGCGATGTGCGTCGAGCGGTGA
- a CDS encoding VOC family protein — protein MIDHIGIGAADYAAARRFYDAALAPLGFAVVMEVTAAESGGYQGVGYGREDKPSFWVSGGGARGAGMHVSFTAPDRAAVDAFHAAAMAHGGRDNGAPGLRPHYHPDYYGAFVLDPDGVNVEAVCHAPA, from the coding sequence GTGATCGACCATATCGGCATCGGCGCGGCGGATTATGCGGCGGCGCGGCGTTTTTACGACGCCGCGCTCGCCCCGCTCGGTTTCGCCGTGGTGATGGAAGTGACGGCGGCGGAAAGCGGCGGCTATCAGGGCGTCGGTTATGGCCGTGAGGACAAGCCGAGCTTCTGGGTGTCGGGCGGCGGCGCGCGTGGTGCCGGGATGCATGTCTCCTTCACCGCCCCGGATCGCGCGGCGGTCGACGCCTTCCATGCCGCCGCCATGGCGCATGGCGGGCGAGACAATGGCGCGCCCGGGCTGCGACCGCACTATCACCCCGATTATTATGGCGCGTTCGTGCTCGACCCTGACGGCGTCAACGTCGAAGCGGTGTGCCACGCACCGGCTTAG